Below is a window of Sulfurimonas sp. DNA.
GGCATATTTTTTAGCCATCTTTCTTATAACATGCCCCATAACTATGTCTTGATTCATCGACCCTGTTTGAGAGAATGAAACAGAGAAAGATTTAACACCCTCTTCTAAAGACAGAAGCATCTCTAAAAGCTGGATAACGATCGTAATAGCAGGCGGAACAAGTGTAGCCGTTAGTGGTCCAAATGACTCACGGTTTATAGGCAGGTTTAATTTTGAATAGTTAGCACACACTTTTTCAACATACTTCCAGTAAAGAAAAGCCTTATCTAGAGGGAAGTTCTTTGAGTATGGTAAAAGGTACGTAATAGGTCCGCCCTCAATCTCAAAAATACCAGAAGCAATAGCAGTCTCGATCAGAAGTCTTGCATCAGGCGTACCGTGACGTAGACTTACCGGCTTGTTAAAATGAGTAACCATCTTTCTAGTTGTGCGGTAACCGTGATTTACAAGCGGATAACCGTTTAACATGTCAACTTCACTCTCTTCACTAAGGCGTAACATCTTTTTAGCTGTAGCATAGTCGTTAAGACGTGTGTTAGAGTCGATCGTTAGTGGAAGTACATCTACGTTCGCATTTACAAAAAACTCATTTAGGGCAAACTGTTTTTTGTATGTTGGGAATCCACCGCGCGGCTGAACCAGCATCTTTTTCTTTTGAGCAAAATGATGAGATATAAAAAGTTCTTTGTTTGCATTTTTTACAAACTCTTCAACCTCTGCAAAGTCAAAGTTGTCTACATGTTCGTTTGAGAGGATTATTTCACGTTCTTCTTGTAGTAAACTCATGATGCTTGTCTCTCTTTTATGAACTCTTCTAAAGTATCAAGTCCCGTATTTAAATCTACTTGGTGAAATACCAGATCAAAACCGTAGTTTTTATACTTTGGAACTATTACGTCTGCATCTGCAGTACCAACTACCAAGTTTCCACCAATCACCATTACAAGATCATCTAATGTTTTATACTTTGATTTTAGAAGTTTTACTTCACGTGCCCAACCCTCTGCCTCACCGTTAAGTGATGAGATCAGAAGTATATCTGCACCAGTTTCAACCGCTGCATCAAAAAACTCTTCAAGGTATGTGTTTACGCCTAAGTTAAACACCTCATAACCTCTCGCATCTAAAGACAGTTCTATAAGTCTGTTTGCAACGACATGGATGTCGTTTCCAACTACGCCTGTTACTACTTTCATCTATTATTTAGCCTATTTATAATTATTATTGCAAGGATACCAAAAATGTTGTAAAAATAAGGTTATGTACTTTCAAAAAAATTACTATAACAACTAAAATAAATATTTTTTGTTTTCTTTTATTTAGCTTATATAAAGTTAGCCTTTATATAATGTTTGTTGAATTAATAGTAATTATATAAAAGGATAAAAGAATGGAATGGTTTATTTGGATAGTTTTGGCTATAGTTATGTTCATTGCTTATGCAGTGTATGCAGACAAAAAGAAAAGAGAGCGATTAATAAATAAATATGGTGATCCAGAGATTGTAGAAAGTATTATGAATAATGAGGTTTGGCAAGGAGCCACTGAGGAGCATGTCATAGATTCTTTAGGTAAGCCACTTGATATAGACCAAAAAGTTTTAAAAACGAAAATAAAAGAAGTCTGGAAATATGAAGAAGTAGCAAAAAATAGGTATGCCTTGAAAGTTATCATAGAAAATGGAATTGTTGTTGGTTGGGATAAAAAATAAAGTTATACAAGTTATTAGATTCAATATTAAAGATTTATTTATTTCGCTACAATTAAAACATGAAAAAGAAACTCCTGCTGCTTGAAGACGATATAGCTTTAAATGAAACCGTTGTTGATTACTTTGAGAACTTAGATTATGAGATCATAAGTGTATACAATGGAAACGATGCACTAGATGCAATCTACGAAAATAACTTTGATCTTCTTCTTTTAGATGTAAATGTTCCAGACATCAACGGCTTTGAGATCTTAAAAAGCATACGCGAGCAAGACAATACAACTCCTGCTATTTTTATAACTTCACTTAACTCCATGAGTGATCTTGAGAGCGGGTATGACAGCGGTTGCGATGATTACATACGAAAACCTTTTGCACTTAAAGAGTTAAAACTAAGAGTTGAGAGTATTTTAAAAAGGGAATTTTTCCACAGTAGTGACACAAAAATAGAGATAGATCAAAACATCTACTACGACACCGCAAACGATATTTTAAATGTTGACAATCAAGATGTACAACTAAACAACAAAGATGCAAAACTTTTAAAACTATTTTTACAAAACAAAGATAAACTTGTAACTCACGAGACTATCTACGAGACGCTTTGGGAATACGGTGAAGATATAAGCGAGACAGCTCTTCGTACCTACATAAAAAACTTACGAAAACTCTTGGGAAAGGAAAAAATTGTCAGTATTAAAAAGCTTGGATATAGATTTACCACAAAGTGAAAAAAAGACACTTTTTAGATTTTTAGCTCTATATATTTTTCTTACCATTGTCATTTTAGGTATGAGCATATCACTATACTACAACCTTCAAAAAGAGCTGGCGAGCTCACAAAGAACGATCAAACTAAATGAGTATGCAAACAACTTCATCTCAATTTTGGAAGATCTAGGAGCAGATAAAACAGGACAAATAACTTACCCTAAAGATGAAATGTTCAAAACTTCTCTGTATGCGAATGACTACAAACTTATCTATTCCACATCAGCAGATCCAAAAAACTCTTTAACTGAGATCTCTTACACCAACAACAAGATCATACGCTACATTACAAATCCTGAGAAACATTATCTAAATACACAATATGTAGTTATTGAGATTATAGACGATAAAAAATGGCTAGATGCAACTGTAAGAAATATAATTATTTACAGCTCTATATTTTTTAGTATTATGATAGTGATCGGTTACTTTTTACTAAAACTTTTTCTAAAGCCTATGCGCGATGCACTTCATCTGCTAGATACTTTTATAAAAGACACTACACACGAGTTAAATACTCCAGTAAGTACGATCATGACAAACATTGAGCTGATCGACAAAAAGAGCATAAAAGACAACTACCTTTTAAAAATACTAAACCGCATAGAGATAGGTACTAAAACCGTGTCTAACATATATGACGATCTAAGTTTTTTAATTCTTAACAACAAAATAGTCTCAAAGAATCAAGATATAAATCTAAAACAACTAATAGAACAGAGAGTTGAATACTTCTTAATTTTAGCAAATATAAAAAAGATAGATATTCAAACAGAGCTAAGTCCAGAGGTGACATTAAACATAGATGAGAAAAAGATCTCAAAACTAATTGACAACATTCTCTCAAATGCTATTAAGTACAACAAAATAAGCGGATCTATTTTTATAACACTAAAGGATCATCAACTAACGATCAAAGATACGGGTCAAGGAATAAAGCAGGAAAATATTGATCTTATGTTTGATAGATATGCCAGATTTGATAATGTTGCAGGTGGATTTGGGATCGGTTTAAACATAGTTAAGATGATATGTGATGAATATAATCTAGATGTAAAAATAACTTCAGAAGTGGATAAATACACCCAAGTTTGTATAACCTGGTAAGTTTCACAATCATTTCACAATTATTTTTTATACTTCTCTTGTAACTAAAAAATACGGAGGGTTAAAAAGATGAAAACACTTAACAAAGTTTTATTAGGACTAGCACTAATAGGTTCAATGACAAGTTTAGCTGCAGACGGTGCAGATATTTACAAAAAATGTGCCGGATGTCACGGAGTAAATGCAGAGAAAAAAGCTCTTGGTAAATCTCAAGTGATTAAAGGTTGGGAAGCTTCAAAAGTTATTACGGCTTTAAAAGGTTATAAAGACGGAACTTACGGCGGAGCTATGAAAGGTCTAATGAAAGGTCAGGTAGCTGCATTAAATGACGCAGATATTGAAGCTGTAGCAAAATACATAGAATCTAAAAAATAATAAAGGATAAGTCATGAAAAATATTGCAAAAATAATATTAACAAGTGTTCTTTTACTTTCAGTTGGGACAACTGTAGTATCAGCTGATGTTGCAAAAGGTCAAAAGCTTTATCTTAAAAAGTTAAAAGGTGCATGTGGAATGAACGGCGCGAAAATGGCTGCTAAACATTCTCAAGCAGAGTGGGAAGATGTTAAAAGTAACTTAGCGGACGAGATTAAAAATATCTGTCCAAAAGTAAAAGATGGTGCTTTAAAAGAGAAATATCTTGAACACTATTTTGATTTCTTTTACGAGTATGCAAATGATAGCGGAAATGTTCCTTCTTGTTAGAAGGAATATTTGTAAAAAAGTTGTTATAATCTAAATATAATTTTTTTGACAAGGCAAGATATATGGACTTTTTTACAGCAGACATTTGTGACGAACATTTTGACAAAGTTATAACACTGAATCCGGATTTTAAAAACTATGGCGGTGCACTTAAATGTAAAGGTGAAGTTATAACGGTTAAACTAGATAAAAACAACTCTGAACTGGTAAAGCTTCTTCGTGATGAAGACGGAACAGGTAAAGTTGTAGTTGTAGATGTTAGAGAAGACTATTATGCCGTAGTTGGTGAAAACCTTATGAAATTTGCACATAAAAACAACTATGCAGGGATCATTGTTAACGGATACGTACGTGATACTTACCAAATTAAAGATATTCCTGTTGCACTTTATGCACTTGGGACATGCCCACACAAATACATACCTACAACCGAAGGTGAGCGTGATGTACGCGTAACATTCGGCGGTGCAAGTTTTGAAACTGGCGTTTACGTATATGCCGATATGGACGGCATAATAGTTACGGGCGGTCCTTTAGTTTAAGCTCTTTAAAGAACATCATTTCGCGTTCGCGAAGCAGTCTTATTATGTTGGTTGATCCCTGAACACCTACAGGATCACCGGCTGTTAAGATATAGCTTTTATCAAGTTGCAGAACTCCTCTGTCAATCCCTTGATTCATAACTTCACTCATCATCTGTCCAAGTGAAGCTTCTTTTACCAAAAATGCAGGTACAACACCCCAAGATATAGTTAAGAACCTTGAAGTTTTCAAAGAGTGAGAAACAGCATATATATCACGTTTTGGTTTATAACGAGAGAGTTTTCTGGCAGATTGTCCTGATGCTGTTATGGCTACCATTCCCCATGCATCTACATCTTTACACAGACTAACTGCAGCAGAGTTTATACTGTCAGTTGCATCTTTAATGGCAAACTTTTTTACCTTGTCAAAAGGGTAAACTTTCTCAGCACCTTGAATAGTCTGAACCATAGTCTTAACAGCTAATACAGGATTGTGTCCTACAGCACTCTCCTCACTTAACATTACAGCATCGGTGCCATCCAGCACCGCATTTGCAATGTCGCTGATCTCAGCGCGAGTTGCCCTTTCTTTTTCAGTCATTGAAAGAAGCATTTGGGTAGCTGTAATAACAGGTTTTGAAGCTTCATTTGCTTTTTTGATCAGCATCTTTTGGGTTGCAGGCACTTCAAAAAACGGTATCTCGATCCCCAAGTCACCGCGAGCTACCATTATACCGTCACTGTATTCTAAGATCTCGTCTATATTCTCAACTGCATCAAACTTTTCTATCTTTGCAAATAGCTGTACATTATCTTTATGACCTACTATCAGGTTTCTAACCTGTTTCATATCATCAGCAGACTGAACAAAAGATATGGCCATGAAGTCTACACCGTTCTCTATGCCCCATGCTATATCTTTTTTGTCTTTGTCTGTTATGATGTTTATTCCCAAAGTAGTGTTTGGAAAGTTTATACCTTTTTTAGATGAAAGTATCCCTGCATTTTCAACTTGAACACATACTTTTTCATCTGTTGTTTCTACAACTTTTGTTCTTATCATCCCATCATATAGGTATATGTATTCACCTACATTTAAAAGTTTTAGAACTTTAGGCTCTGAGATAGATGCGCGGTATAAGCCTTCACTTACATGTATACCCTCTATAGCTTCATAAACAAACTCTATAATGTCGTTTTCTTTGAGATGAAAAGGACGCTCAAGATGTCCTACTCTTATTTTAGGTCCACTGATATCTTGCAGTATGCCGATAATTAAGCCTGTTTGCCTTTCAGCCTCGCGGATTCTCTCTAATATCTCTTTGTGGTGTTCATGTGATCCGTGTGAAAAATTTAAACGAAATACATTCACACCTGCACGAATCAGTTCTATAATGTTTTCTAGTGAATCACAAGCAGGGCCTATTGTAGCTACAATTTTAGTTCTTTTTTTCATAGTTGAATTCCTTTGAAAGCTAACATCAATTATACTACTTATTTGTTACTAGTAAGATACCTTTGCAGTATTATCATTGCAGATATTGAATCTATACGGCCATCTTTTAGGTGCTTCATTTCACCCTTGATCAGATCTTCTGCTTCAAGTGATGAGGAAGCTTCATCTTGGTAAAAGACATCACCTTCAAAATTTACCAGACTCATAAAATGCGCTACACGGCGACGCATCTCATCTTCACTACTTCCACCCATAGGAATGCCGATCACAACTGCATCTACTTCCCACTCTTTTATAGCTTTTTTTACTTCATCACTTGCTTGATTGCGGTTTTTTCTAATGATCGCAGGAAGAGGAGTTACAATGTCTTTGTGAGCAGAATATGCAAGTCCGATTCTTTTAAGACCTAAGTCAATAGCTAAATATTTCAATTATTTTCCTAGGCAAAAAGAGCCGAACATCTTATCAAGCATCTCATCATTCTCAAAAGGACGAGTGATACTTGCCATCTCTTTTACGGCTTCGTTTAGATGAAAAGAGAAAATTTCAAGCTCTTGATCTTCAAGTGGCATAAATGCGTCATCTATATTTTGTAGAGTATTTTCAACAGCAGAGATCTGACGATGAGAAATAAGCATCATCTCATCAGAAGAGTTTGTAGTATCCATATGATTCTCTAAAAGCTCTATCAAGCCTTCAACACCGCTTTTAGTATTTAGTTCTAGATCAAAATTCACTCTATCTTGTGGAAACTTAGTTTCTAGATCTATCTTGTTTTTAACATAGATAACTTTTTTGTTTTGTGAGTGTTCATCGATAAGTTTTAATATAGATTCATCTTCTACGTCTATCTCACGTGAGTTATCAAAAAGTGCTACTACAATGTCACTAGACTCAATGGCTGCTAAACTTCTCTCAATACCGATTCTCTCTATCTCATCGTCGGCTTCACGAATTCCGGCCGTATCTACTATACGGATTAAGTGTGAGCCTATTTTTAACTGCTCTTCTACAGTATCGCGAGTAGTACCTGCTATATCACTTACAATTGCACGCTCATATGCAAGAAGTGAATTTAAAAGTGAACTTTTACCGACATTTGGTTTTCCCACTATTGCCACGCGGAAACCTTGCATAAGTCCCTCACGGCTTTTACTAGCACTAAGTGTTTTTGAGAGTGAAGCTTTTAAACCTTCTAATTTAGTTTTGATCTGCTCTATCAGATCTTCAGGCAAGTCTTCCTCTGCATAGTCAATGCTAACTTCAGAGTATGCAAGTATATGTATGATCTCATCACGAATCTCTTCAATATACTCTTTTAGTGAGCCCTTCATCTGTTTAGCCAGTATCTTTGCCGCATCTTCACTCTTTGCTTCGATCAGCTGTGCTATAGCTTCTGCTTCACTCAGATCGATTCGACCGTTAAAAAATGCTCGCTTTGAAAACTCACCTGCTTCTGCAAGTCTTGCTCCGCTAGCTAATACAGCTTTTAAAATAGACTGAGCTACTATAAAACCGCCGTGACACTGAATCTCGATAACATCTTCTGCAGTAAATGAAAAAGGTGCTTTAAAATATATAACAACTGATTCATCTATTAATTCATCATCTTGATTATATACATTTGTAAGTGTTGCGTATCTTGGTTTAAAGTCTTTTTTGTGTGTAAGTTTTTTAGCGATGCTCAAAGCTTCATCACCGCTGATGCGGATGATGGCTATTGAGCCTATACCGTTTGCCGTAGCTATGGCAGTTATT
It encodes the following:
- the ruvX gene encoding Holliday junction resolvase RuvX, whose amino-acid sequence is MKYLAIDLGLKRIGLAYSAHKDIVTPLPAIIRKNRNQASDEVKKAIKEWEVDAVVIGIPMGGSSEDEMRRRVAHFMSLVNFEGDVFYQDEASSSLEAEDLIKGEMKHLKDGRIDSISAMIILQRYLTSNK
- the pyk gene encoding pyruvate kinase, whose translation is MKKRTKIVATIGPACDSLENIIELIRAGVNVFRLNFSHGSHEHHKEILERIREAERQTGLIIGILQDISGPKIRVGHLERPFHLKENDIIEFVYEAIEGIHVSEGLYRASISEPKVLKLLNVGEYIYLYDGMIRTKVVETTDEKVCVQVENAGILSSKKGINFPNTTLGINIITDKDKKDIAWGIENGVDFMAISFVQSADDMKQVRNLIVGHKDNVQLFAKIEKFDAVENIDEILEYSDGIMVARGDLGIEIPFFEVPATQKMLIKKANEASKPVITATQMLLSMTEKERATRAEISDIANAVLDGTDAVMLSEESAVGHNPVLAVKTMVQTIQGAEKVYPFDKVKKFAIKDATDSINSAAVSLCKDVDAWGMVAITASGQSARKLSRYKPKRDIYAVSHSLKTSRFLTISWGVVPAFLVKEASLGQMMSEVMNQGIDRGVLQLDKSYILTAGDPVGVQGSTNIIRLLREREMMFFKELKLKDRP
- a CDS encoding cytochrome c: MKTLNKVLLGLALIGSMTSLAADGADIYKKCAGCHGVNAEKKALGKSQVIKGWEASKVITALKGYKDGTYGGAMKGLMKGQVAALNDADIEAVAKYIESKK
- a CDS encoding cytochrome C, encoding MKNIAKIILTSVLLLSVGTTVVSADVAKGQKLYLKKLKGACGMNGAKMAAKHSQAEWEDVKSNLADEIKNICPKVKDGALKEKYLEHYFDFFYEYANDSGNVPSC
- the mnmE gene encoding tRNA uridine-5-carboxymethylaminomethyl(34) synthesis GTPase MnmE produces the protein MTTTTTDTITAIATANGIGSIAIIRISGDEALSIAKKLTHKKDFKPRYATLTNVYNQDDELIDESVVIYFKAPFSFTAEDVIEIQCHGGFIVAQSILKAVLASGARLAEAGEFSKRAFFNGRIDLSEAEAIAQLIEAKSEDAAKILAKQMKGSLKEYIEEIRDEIIHILAYSEVSIDYAEEDLPEDLIEQIKTKLEGLKASLSKTLSASKSREGLMQGFRVAIVGKPNVGKSSLLNSLLAYERAIVSDIAGTTRDTVEEQLKIGSHLIRIVDTAGIREADDEIERIGIERSLAAIESSDIVVALFDNSREIDVEDESILKLIDEHSQNKKVIYVKNKIDLETKFPQDRVNFDLELNTKSGVEGLIELLENHMDTTNSSDEMMLISHRQISAVENTLQNIDDAFMPLEDQELEIFSFHLNEAVKEMASITRPFENDEMLDKMFGSFCLGK
- a CDS encoding methylaspartate mutase, which gives rise to MSLLQEEREIILSNEHVDNFDFAEVEEFVKNANKELFISHHFAQKKKMLVQPRGGFPTYKKQFALNEFFVNANVDVLPLTIDSNTRLNDYATAKKMLRLSEESEVDMLNGYPLVNHGYRTTRKMVTHFNKPVSLRHGTPDARLLIETAIASGIFEIEGGPITYLLPYSKNFPLDKAFLYWKYVEKVCANYSKLNLPINRESFGPLTATLVPPAITIVIQLLEMLLSLEEGVKSFSVSFSQTGSMNQDIVMGHVIRKMAKKYAESINCGDATINLVYHQWMGAFPTNKDFAEQLINMSTVIASMVGADKIITKTREEASGIPTKEANAKTVANTQYTLGILNGLPNIVDEEEEEILTLEVEAIMEAVFNDPADTLWRKVFNSIKNGTIDVPFSPHIINHNEMITIRDANKNIRIIKRGNVPIPDRCFEYEKSKCDLTKDTTSIVNDIIHDIGIMQ
- the rraA gene encoding ribonuclease E activity regulator RraA — protein: MDFFTADICDEHFDKVITLNPDFKNYGGALKCKGEVITVKLDKNNSELVKLLRDEDGTGKVVVVDVREDYYAVVGENLMKFAHKNNYAGIIVNGYVRDTYQIKDIPVALYALGTCPHKYIPTTEGERDVRVTFGGASFETGVYVYADMDGIIVTGGPLV
- the glmS gene encoding methylaspartate mutase subunit S yields the protein MKVVTGVVGNDIHVVANRLIELSLDARGYEVFNLGVNTYLEEFFDAAVETGADILLISSLNGEAEGWAREVKLLKSKYKTLDDLVMVIGGNLVVGTADADVIVPKYKNYGFDLVFHQVDLNTGLDTLEEFIKERQAS
- a CDS encoding response regulator transcription factor, with translation MKKKLLLLEDDIALNETVVDYFENLDYEIISVYNGNDALDAIYENNFDLLLLDVNVPDINGFEILKSIREQDNTTPAIFITSLNSMSDLESGYDSGCDDYIRKPFALKELKLRVESILKREFFHSSDTKIEIDQNIYYDTANDILNVDNQDVQLNNKDAKLLKLFLQNKDKLVTHETIYETLWEYGEDISETALRTYIKNLRKLLGKEKIVSIKKLGYRFTTK
- a CDS encoding sensor histidine kinase, coding for MSVLKSLDIDLPQSEKKTLFRFLALYIFLTIVILGMSISLYYNLQKELASSQRTIKLNEYANNFISILEDLGADKTGQITYPKDEMFKTSLYANDYKLIYSTSADPKNSLTEISYTNNKIIRYITNPEKHYLNTQYVVIEIIDDKKWLDATVRNIIIYSSIFFSIMIVIGYFLLKLFLKPMRDALHLLDTFIKDTTHELNTPVSTIMTNIELIDKKSIKDNYLLKILNRIEIGTKTVSNIYDDLSFLILNNKIVSKNQDINLKQLIEQRVEYFLILANIKKIDIQTELSPEVTLNIDEKKISKLIDNILSNAIKYNKISGSIFITLKDHQLTIKDTGQGIKQENIDLMFDRYARFDNVAGGFGIGLNIVKMICDEYNLDVKITSEVDKYTQVCITW